Proteins from a genomic interval of Oncorhynchus mykiss isolate Arlee chromosome 21, USDA_OmykA_1.1, whole genome shotgun sequence:
- the LOC110500565 gene encoding uncharacterized protein LOC110500565, whose protein sequence is MFINTFDPRILIFKTRLPNESRPIFVYWTISPPSVPVMTPSEFFYTDPTMRRGQRVPNIVTELQVFECFQLNTPRPIMSFCPAPPVRPDPFRTQAHPTRDLGGHTWRREPPHLPITPRLRPLAPRPRERGRSQAVIQLSLEEDQAITNLLKLHHQKPAHPEVTTAVISTQVACPEGTSPIDHTSTLSQPSVGQSAKPSPAEEMGLCHREDQLFVLDILEPQHQNQPRLRSVVELEAANALLTMDEESVSLMDDEGPWNQTQTLDRPSNRSPENLHLQYFSPEECDGDTLPLEDDESCLSPEALPLMTSICDAVALRNGTVTESEGMAVDALLILGDLVTPCCPHFS, encoded by the exons ATGTTCATCAACACTTTTGACCCCCGAATCCTGATTTTTAAGACCCGCCTCCCAAATGAATCAAGGCCAATATTTGTTTATTGGACAATTTCCCCCCCATCAGTACCAGTTATGACTCCCTCTGAGTTCTTCTACACGGACCCCACCATGCGCCGGGGACAACGGGTACCGAACATCGTGACCGAGTTGCAG GTTTTTGAGTGCTTCCAACTCAACACCCCTCGCCCCATCATGTCCTTTTGCCCCGCACCCCCCGTCAGACCTGACCCCTTCAGAACACAAGCTCACCCTACCAGAGACCTGGGTGGCCACACCTGGAGGAGGGAACCTCCCCATCTGCCCATCACCCCCAGGCTGAGGCCCCTTGCACCCAGGCCCAGAGAGAGGGGACGGAGTCAGGCTGTGATCCAGCTAAGCCTGGAGGAGGATCAGGCTATAACCAACCTACTGAAGCTCCATCACCAAAAGCCTGCCCATCCAGAGGTCACCACTGCCGTCATCTCCACCCAG GTGGCTTGTCCTGAAGGGACATCGCCAATTGATCACACCTCAACCCTTAGCCAGCCATCAGTGGGTCAGTCCGCCAAACCATCTCCAGCTGAAGAGATGGGGCTCTGTCATAGAGAGGACCAGCTCTTTGTGTTGGACATCTTGGAGCCCCAACATCAGAACCAGCCCAGACTGAGGTCTGTTgtggagctggaggcagcgaacgCATTGCTCACTATGGACGAGGAGTCGGTCAGTCTGATGGATGATGAAGGGCCCTGGAACCAGACTCAGACCCTGGACAGGCCCTCTAACAGAAGCCCTGAGAATCTACATCTCCAGTACTTCTCACCCGAAGAGTGTGATGGTGATACACTGCCATTAGAAGACGATGAAAGCTGCCTATCCCCAGAAGCTTTGCCTCTAATGACCAGTATTTGTGATGCGGTGGCTCTGAGAAATGGGACTGTCACAGAGTCTGAGGGGATGGCTGTGGATGCCCTGTTAATACTGGGTGACCTCGTAACCCCATGTTGTCCTCATTTCAGTTAA